Proteins encoded within one genomic window of Brassica rapa cultivar Chiifu-401-42 chromosome A09, CAAS_Brap_v3.01, whole genome shotgun sequence:
- the LOC103839649 gene encoding peptidyl-prolyl cis-trans isomerase FKBP13, chloroplastic, producing MSSLGFSVGTCSPPSEQRKCRSFVSSSLNKAEAINLRSKQKISDHELSFVQPASCGRREAIIGFGFCIGLVDNVSALAETSSCEFSVSPSGLAFCDKVVGYGPAAVKGQLIKAHYVGKLENGKVFDSSYNRGKPLTFRIGVGEVIKGWDQGIIGSDGVPAMLTGGKRTLKIPPELAYGDRGAGCKGGSCLIPPASVLLFDIEFIGKA from the exons ATGAGCTCCTTAGGATTTTCTGTTGGCACTTGTTCTCCACCAAGTGAGCAAAGAAAATGCAGAAGTTTTGTGAGCAGCAGCTTAAACAAAGCAGAGGCTATTAACTTGAGAAGCAAGCAAAAAATCTCTGATCATGAGTTAAGTTTTGTTCAACCAGCTTCTTGTGGTAGAAGAGAAGCAATTATTGGTTTTGGTTTCTGTATTGGTCTTGTTGATAACGTTTCAGCATTGGCTGAAACAAGTTCTTGTGAATTCTCTGTTTCTCCTTCTGGTCTTGCCTTTTGTGATAAGGTAGTTGGATATGGTCCTGCAGCTGTTAAAGGGCAGCTAATCAAG GCACATTATGTTGGGAAGTTGGAGAATGGGAAAGTGTTTGATAGTAGCTATAATCGGGGAAAGCCTCTAACTTTCCGAATAGGTGTTGGTGAG GTGATTAAAGGTTGGGACCAGGGAATCATTGGCTCTGATGGAGTTCCTGCTATGCTTACTG GAGGGAAACGAACATTAAAGATTCCTCCAGAACTCGCGTATGGTGATCGAGGCGCAGGTTGCAAAGGAG GCTCATGTCTCATTCCACCAGCTTCTGTTCTTCTCTTTGACATTGAGTTCATAGGTAAAGCTTGA
- the LOC103839650 gene encoding GDSL esterase/lipase At5g45670 → MAKMCFMMMLIMVSIAINMVASDPIAPCYFIFGDSLVDNGNNNQLNSLARANYFPYGIDFSLGPTGRFSNGKTTVDVITELLGFDNYITPYAAARGEDILRGVNYASAAAGIREETGRQLGGRIAFAGQVANHVNTVSQVVNILGDQNQASSYLSKCIYSIGLGSNDYLNNYFMPTFYSTGNQFTPDSFGDDLIARYTEQLRILYNNGARKFALIGVGAIGCSPNELAQNSRDGKTCDERINSANRLFNSKLVTIVDHFNQNTPDAKFTYINAYGIFQDIVTNPGRYGFRVTNAGCCGVGRNNGQITCLPGQAPCLNRNEYVFWDAFHPGEAANIIIGRRSFRREAASDAHPYDIQQLATL, encoded by the exons ATGGCGAAAATGTGTTTTATGATGATGTTGATTATGGTATCTATAGCCATTAACATGGTTGCTAGTGATCCAATTGCACCGTGTTACTTCATATTTGGCGACTCTTTGGTCGATAATGGCAACAATAATCAGCTTAACTCACTGGCTAGAGCAAATTACTTTCCTTACGGTATTGATTTCTCTCTCGGTCCAACCGGTCGGTTTAGCAACGGCAAAACTACAGTGGATGTTATCA ctgAGCTCTTGGGGTTCGACAACTACATTACACCGTATGCCGCCGCGAGAGGAGAAGACATCCTCCGTGGAGTTAACTATGCTTCTGCTGCTGCCGGAATCCGAGAAGAAACCGGCAGACAATTG gGAGGTAGAATAGCATTTGCAGGTCAAGTAGCAAATCACGTGAACACTGTGTCACAAGTAGTGAACATACTCGGTGATCAGAACCAAGCCTCGAGTTACCTCAGCAAATGCATTTACTCTATTGGATTAGGCAGTAACGATTACCTCAACAACTACTTCATGCCCACTTTTTACTCTACCGGTAACCAGTTCACGCCTGACTCCTTTGGTGACGATCTCATTGCCCGTTACACCGAACAACTCCGG ATATTGTATAACAATGGAGCCAGGAAGTTTGCGTTAATAGGAGTTGGAGCCATCGGTTGCAGCCCAAACGAGCTAGCTCAGAACAGTAGAGATGGAAAAACATGTGACGAGAGGATCAACTCCGCGAACAGACTCTTCAACAGCAAGCTCGTAACTATAGTCGACCACTTTAACCAGAACACACCAGACGCCAAGTTCACTTACATCAACGCATACGGCATCTTCCAAGACATTGTTACAAACCCTGGTCGCTACG ggTTTAGAGTGACAAATGCAGGATGTTGTGGAGTTGGGAGGAACAATGGTCAGATAACTTGTCTTCCTGGTCAAGCTCCATGTTTGAATAGGAATGAGTATGTGTTTTGGGACGCGTTTCATCCTGGTGAAGCTGCCAATATTATTATTGGAAGAAGATCTTTTAGGCGGGAAGCTGCTTCTGATGCTCATCCTTATGATATTCAGCAGCTAGCAACTCTCTAA